Proteins found in one Eretmochelys imbricata isolate rEreImb1 chromosome 9, rEreImb1.hap1, whole genome shotgun sequence genomic segment:
- the MOGAT1 gene encoding 2-acylglycerol O-acyltransferase 1, with amino-acid sequence MKVEFAPINIPLARRIQTVAVIQWLFSFLLQAQCCWGVFIILLLGNYWFIPVLYALWLYLDWETPQTGGRRSKWVRNWTIWKYFTDYFPIHLIKTSDLDPSHNYLFGYHPHGILAAGAFGNFCTEYTGFKELFPGFTPYLHILPVWFGCPFFRDYILSTGLVSASKKSLSHVLNNDRGGNIAVIVIGGAEESLDAYPGSLTLNILKRRGFIKMALKNGAHLVPIFSFGENELFKQVANPEGSWLRTLQERLRKAVGFTLPLFHARGIFQYSFGLMPYRKSIHTVVGKPITVKQNLNPTLEEIEQLHQTYLRELSKLFEEHKDKYGIPDHESLIFK; translated from the exons CACAGTGTTGCTGGGGAGTCTTTATCATCTTGCTTTTGGGAAACTACTGGTTCATACCTGTCCTCTATGCACTGTGGCTCTATCTTGATTGGGAGACCCCCCAAACTGGAGGGAGAAGATCAAAGTGGGTCAGAAACTGGACTATTTGGAAGTACTTTACGGATTACTTTCCAATTCAT CTCATAAAAACGTCAGATTTGGATCCAAGCCATAACTATCTGTTTGGATATCACCCTCATGGTATtcttgctgctggagcctttggAAACTTTTGCACAGAATATACAGGTTTTAAAGAATTATTCCCTGGTTTTACTCCATATCTTCACATCTTGCCCGTCTGGTTCGGATGCCCTTTCTTCAGAGATTACATTTTGAGTACTG GACTGGTGTCAGCCTCCAAGAAGAGTTTGTCCCATGTGCTGAACAATGACAGAGGTGGAAACATTGCAGTGATTGTGATTGGAGGAGCAGAAGAGTCTTTGGATGCCTATCCCGGAAGTTTAACCCTGAATATCCTCAAGAGGAGAGGTTTTATTAAAATGGCTTTGAAAAATGG GGCTCACTTGGTTCCAATATTTTCTTTTGGTGAAAATGAACTGTTTAAGCAAGTTGCAAACCCCGAAGGATCGTGGCTCAGAACTttacaggagagactgaggaaggcAGTGGGGTTTACTTTACCACTATTTCATGCTAGAGGAATATTTCAATACAGTTTTGGCTTGATGCCTTACAGGAAATCTATTCACACTGTTG TGGGGAAACCTATCACTGTAAAACAGAATTTGAATCCTACTCTTGAAGAGATCGAGCAGCTGCATCAAACATACCTGCGAGAACTAAGTAAATTATTTGAAGAACACAAAGATAAATATGGGATACCAGACCATGAATCGCTCATCTTTAAATAA